The Lates calcarifer isolate ASB-BC8 linkage group LG6, TLL_Latcal_v3, whole genome shotgun sequence genome includes a region encoding these proteins:
- the LOC108889532 gene encoding YTH domain-containing family protein 1 — protein MSATSIDPQRSKGQASKVQNGSLHQKETVHDNDFEPYLTGQSTQNNSYQSITDPYLSSYYAPSIGFPYPLSEAPWSTGGDPPIPYLTPYGPLSNGDHHFMPDTVFGQPGGLGSSIYPHRFNFFPENPAFSAWGTSGSQGQQTQSSAYGGSYSYPPSSLGGTLVPDGQTGFHSDTLNKAPGMNSLEQGMVGLKIGGDVTGQGSGVKAVGSVIGGPAVAATGNGATPIGMPPPKPTSWAAIASKPAKLQQLKTKVKPGMPNPGGALPPPPIKHNMNIGTWDKGPVTKVATGPLQQQQQPLGLPHAMPPQAPMQQGPMQPPPPQSLVQPQMQPMALQPQPPHHQHHQPPPQPYQNHTQPPQPQNRWVAPRNRNQGYGQGGPGQDGSGVMGVVGGGNSGPQTSASQGPGGESHPVLEKLRASHSYNPKDFEWNLKNGRVFIIKSYSEDDIHRSIKYSIWCSTEHGNKRLDSAFRAMSGKGPVYLLFSVNGSGHFCGVAEMRSPVDYGTSAGVWAQDKWKGKFDVDWLFVKDVPNSQLRHIRLENNDNKPVTNSRDTQEVPLEKAKQVLKIIATYKHTTSIFDDFSHYEKRQEEEEEVRKTFEPAQIQNRSRLDQERQNRNKQ, from the exons TGCAAAATGGTTCACTGCATCAGAAGGAGACTGTCCATGACAATGACTTTGAGCCATACCTCACTGGTCAATCAACTCAG AACAACAGCTACCAGTCCATCACCGACCCCTACCTGTCCAGCTACTACGCCCCCTCCATTGGATTTCCGTACCCCCTCAGTGAGGCTCCCTGGTCCACAGGTGGGGACCCCCCTATTCCCTACCTCACCCCCTATGGACCCTTGAGTAATGGAGACCATCACTTCATGCCGGACACAGTGTTTGGCCAGCCGGGGGGCCTGGGAAGCAGCATCTACCCCCACAGGTTTAACTTTTTCCCTGAAAATCCTGCCTTCTCTGCTTGGGGCACAAGTGGCTCCCAGGGCCAGCAGACTCAAAGTTCAGCCTATGGTGGCAGCTACAGCTATCCTCCCAGCTCCCTGGGGGGCACCCTGGTGCCTGATGGTCAGACAGGCTTTCACAGTGACACCCTCAACAAAGCCCCTGGCATGAACAGCCTGGAGCAGGGTATGGTTGGCTTGAAGATTGGTGGGGATGTCACTGGTCAGGGGTCAGGTGTCAAGGCTGTGGGATCTGTGATTGGTGGCCCAGCAGTAGCAGCCACAGGAAACGGAGCCACGCCTATTGGCATGCCCCCGCCCAAACCCACCTCCTGGGCGGCTATTGCTAGCAAACCTgccaagctgcagcagctgaaaactaAGGTGAAGCCAGGGATGCCCAATCCAGGGGGAGCTCTGCCCCCACCACccatcaaacacaacatgaacattGGGACCTGGGACAAGGGCCCAGTGACTAAAGTAGCCACAGGTccactgcagcaacagcagcagcctcttgGCCTGCCTCATGCCATGCCACCTCAAGCCCCCATGCAGCAAGGACCCATGCAGCCCCCTCCTCCCCAGTCTTTGGTGCAGCCCCAGATGCAACCTATGGCCTTACAGCCCCAGCCTCCCCATCACCAGCACCATCAGCCACCACCTCAACCCTACCAAAACCACACCCAGCCCCCACAACCCCAGAACCGCTGGGTTGCCCCACGCAACCGTAACCAAGGCTATGGGCAGGGCGGCCCCGGTCAAGACGGTAGTGGCGTGATGGGTGTGGTTGGTGGTGGGAACAGCGGCCCCCAAACTTCTGCCAGCCAGGGACCTGGTGGAGAGTCCCACCCAGTGCTGGAGAAGCTGCGTGCCTCCCACAGCTACAATCCCAAGGACTTTGAATGGAACCTGAAGAATGGCCGTGTTTTCATCATTAAGAGCTACTCTGAGGACGATATCCACCGCTCCATCAAGTACTCCATCTGGTGCAGCACGGAGCACGGCAACAAGCGGCTGGACTCAGCCTTCCGGGCCATGAGTGGTAAAGGTCCTGTGTACCTGCTGTTCAGTGTCAACGGCAGTGGTCATTTCTGTGGCGTGGCAGAGATGCGTTCACCAGTGGACTATGGCACCAGTGCTGGTGTTTGGGCACAGGACAAGTGGAAGGGCAAATTTGACGTGGACTGGTTGTTTGTTAAGGACGTGCCTAATAGCCAGCTGCGCCACATCCGCCTGGAGAACAACGACAACAAGCCAGTGACCAACTCCCGCGACACCCAGGAGGTTCCTCTGGAGAAGGCCAAACAGGTGCTCAAGATCATCGCTACCTACAAACACACCACCTCCATCTTTGACGACTTCTCCCATTATGAGAAaaggcaggaagaggaggaggaggtgcgcAAG ACTTTTGAACCTGCTCAGATACAGAACCGCTCTCGGTTGGATCAG gAGCGCCAAAACAGGAATAAACAATAG